AAAGACAGGCTCATGGGTGATTTCCAGTTCAAGGCGCGAATTATCCAATTCTTCGCATAACCGCAGTCTCTTTGCCAGTCGATTGCTGAGTGCGCTGGCACCGTTGTAATCTGCGGTGGCAACAACGAAGAGCGTTTTATCTAATACAGTTCTATTTTGTCTTGGCAACAGCACATCACAGCCATGCAGGATGGTTTTTCCAACGACTTGGCGTGCGGTTTGCAGCGCCACTTCGTTATCCGTATCCGGTTTATTAGTCCCACGGGGATGGAGGTTAATTTTAACCAGACTGAGATCACTACTGTCTTGCTCCCAGGTATTGAAAACAGGCTCCATAAAGCGCTTGATTGAATAAATAGGCAGCGTGAAATAGAAATTACTGCCTTCTCCTTCCTCGCTATCCACCCAGATTCTGCCCCCGTGATAGTCAACCAGTTCCTTGCAAATATGCAGGCCAAGCCCTAGGCCGCTAAGCCCCGTATCGATGGATGGGTCCTGCTGGTATAGTCGATCGAATATTTTTTTTGCATTTTCCGGTTGAATCCCTTCGCCGGTATCACTGATTGAAATCAGCACATTGTCGGGTTCATTGGCATGTATTTGCGCCTTCACGGTGATTGCCCCGCCTGCGGGAGTGAACTTGTTGGCGTTATCAATGAGGTTTGTCAATATCTGGCGAACCCGCACTGGATCAGCAAAGACGGCGGGAAGATTGCTATCGATGTCGACGAGCAGATTGATACCCTTGTCAGCGGAAGCTGGGCTGAGGGCATTGATGCTCTCGTCGAACACCGCACCCAAATCTGTGTGTCGGGGTTCAAAGCTGAGTTTGCCTGTGTCCGCACGACTCATTTCAAGCAGGTCATCAATCATTTTGCGTAGCTGTTTGGAATTACGCATGATGATTTCCAGAAATTCGGTCTGTTCCTCGTTAATGTCGCCTGCGGCACCGTCCAGCAGCAGTGAACTGAACTGGTAGATGGAGGCCATGGGTGAGCGCAATTCGTGGGAGATATGCGAGATAAAGGCATCCTTTCTCTGGGTATCCTTTTTCCGCATCTGGTCAACAACTTGCAATAGGCGCTGACGTTCAATGGAATGGCGTATGGTGCGCATCAGCAGGGAGCAGCTGAGTCCGGTTTTGTCGAGGTAATCCTGAGCGCCTTCTTGCATGCACTTGAGTGCGGTTGACTCGTCATTCAACCCGGTTAGGACAATGACAGGGGTGTTTTTATTAGGCTCATGTATTTTTTTAAATGTTTCGATGCCATTACTGTCAGGTAGGTTGAGATCTAGTAACACGGTATCGAAGTCAGTCTCGGCGAGTGCGCGCAGGGCATTTTCAAGCCGGTCGCTGATCGTTATATTGACTGAAACCCCGGGAGCATCGGAAATAATATCCTGCAGATAATCTGCATCGCCGGAGTCATCTTCGACCAATAATATATTTAATACGGGTGAATTCATGCTAGGCAAGCTCTGAATGCTGATTGCAGCAGGAAGGTAAAATTGATGTACGCATCCAGAATTGTTCAATGTGCTGAATGGATGCCATAAAATTTTGCAGCCCAACCTCTTTTCTGACATAGGCATTTGCGCCATGAGCGTATGAGTCGCAGATATCTATCTTGTTTATTGAGGTGCTGAGGATGACGACCGGGATGTGGCAGGTATTAGGGTCTGTTTTGATCTCACGCAGAACCTCACGGCCATCTTTTAAGGGCATAT
This is a stretch of genomic DNA from Gammaproteobacteria bacterium. It encodes these proteins:
- a CDS encoding response regulator; this encodes MNSPVLNILLVEDDSGDADYLQDIISDAPGVSVNITISDRLENALRALAETDFDTVLLDLNLPDSNGIETFKKIHEPNKNTPVIVLTGLNDESTALKCMQEGAQDYLDKTGLSCSLLMRTIRHSIERQRLLQVVDQMRKKDTQRKDAFISHISHELRSPMASIYQFSSLLLDGAAGDINEEQTEFLEIIMRNSKQLRKMIDDLLEMSRADTGKLSFEPRHTDLGAVFDESINALSPASADKGINLLVDIDSNLPAVFADPVRVRQILTNLIDNANKFTPAGGAITVKAQIHANEPDNVLISISDTGEGIQPENAKKIFDRLYQQDPSIDTGLSGLGLGLHICKELVDYHGGRIWVDSEEGEGSNFYFTLPIYSIKRFMEPVFNTWEQDSSDLSLVKINLHPRGTNKPDTDNEVALQTARQVVGKTILHGCDVLLPRQNRTVLDKTLFVVATADYNGASALSNRLAKRLRLCEELDNSRLELEITHEPVFSRHTSNQYETALLTQQAEIVQTVERMIENSAIDKEVVA
- a CDS encoding response regulator, which encodes MQQTTIHVLIVDDDKSDQDMLIDILDDCASKLDISTLDDGDVVMDYLYKKGVYEHAVLPDLILLDLNMPLKDGREVLREIKTDPNTCHIPVVILSTSINKIDICDSYAHGANAYVRKEVGLQNFMASIQHIEQFWMRTSILPSCCNQHSELA